From the Aquitalea magnusonii genome, one window contains:
- a CDS encoding hydrogenase, with amino-acid sequence MSNPQDNLLQRLADTGYQAVAAAGLDSLASATPNLIVMLNADPVKYPEVLDNVVIVPEVLREFPADTFRVAYADLPASQAIAKRFGILKFPALLFLRQGEYVGIIAGLQDWPDIVHSFADKLTAPTRRPPSVGIPVTSASSEKGCA; translated from the coding sequence ATGAGCAATCCGCAAGACAACCTGCTGCAAAGGCTGGCTGATACCGGCTACCAGGCCGTTGCTGCAGCCGGGCTGGACAGCCTGGCAAGCGCAACGCCAAACCTGATCGTGATGCTGAATGCCGACCCGGTGAAATATCCCGAGGTGCTGGACAATGTGGTGATCGTGCCGGAAGTGCTGCGCGAATTCCCCGCCGATACCTTCCGCGTGGCCTATGCCGACCTGCCGGCCAGCCAGGCCATTGCCAAACGCTTTGGCATCCTGAAATTCCCGGCCCTGCTGTTTCTGCGGCAGGGAGAATACGTGGGCATCATCGCCGGCCTGCAGGACTGGCCGGACATCGTACACAGCTTTGCCGACAAGCTCACCGCCCCCACCCGTCGCCCGCCTTCGGTCGGCATTCCGGTCACCAGTGCCAGCAGCGAGAAAGGTTGCGCATGA
- a CDS encoding HypC/HybG/HupF family hydrogenase formation chaperone, protein MCLAMPVRISQLLPDEMAVVDVDGVSREVSVALIDSPQEGDYVILHVGYAIGKLDAEEAARTLALMDQLAAGEQA, encoded by the coding sequence ATGTGCCTGGCCATGCCGGTAAGAATCAGCCAGCTACTGCCCGACGAGATGGCGGTAGTGGACGTGGACGGTGTCAGCCGTGAAGTATCGGTCGCCCTGATCGACAGCCCGCAGGAAGGCGATTACGTCATCCTGCACGTCGGCTATGCCATCGGCAAACTCGATGCCGAAGAAGCCGCCCGCACCCTGGCCCTGATGGATCAATTGGCAGCGGGGGAGCAGGCATGA
- a CDS encoding ShlB/FhaC/HecB family hemolysin secretion/activation protein, which translates to MLLRYPIIQGLALISVLLPAYGYAATSPDQILRDRQQQLEQQRQELLTRPDIFNAPIPEAALPAPQDSMQPQTEIGLCFEIKSVTFTGEPTAWDGWLHDIVKPMHGNCPDVRQLQTLVQVLTNAMVERGYVTSRAYLPEQNLKSGVLKLVIVPGRLGQIRLQNGGSDLSLRAAFPIDSGDVLNVRALEQGLEQLSRVSSQKASMEIVPAGQEGYSDVLVKRERGKPWSLTYGWDDSGQKSTGKQQGSLGLTTDNVIGINDSFSINWTQDGERISDPRSRADTLSWVLPWGNWTGLISYSESDYRQLVQGVNQTFISTGHSRNSFFSLSRLLQRNQASKTELALQLTRKASRSFIENVEISTQRRNLTQIGLELTHRHYLGAWVLDGALSATKGINFWDAMADTLADQGGPSARARVYAVRLNLSAPLKIGEQNLRWTTSIKGQYSPDLLLGSEQFSIGSRYTVRGFDTYSLSGSNGYFLRNELAWTVLPPSSRGQSLEVYTGLDLGQVSRQTYDWGASTLSGWGIGLRASLYPGLNLELAHERALYQPEGWNRPAITHFRVAMQY; encoded by the coding sequence ATGCTGCTGCGTTACCCCATTATTCAAGGCCTTGCCCTTATTTCTGTGCTGTTGCCGGCATACGGATATGCAGCCACTTCACCCGACCAGATTCTGCGTGACCGCCAGCAACAACTGGAACAACAGCGACAAGAGTTGCTCACTCGACCGGATATTTTTAACGCTCCAATACCGGAAGCGGCTCTTCCAGCCCCGCAAGACAGCATGCAGCCACAAACTGAAATTGGCCTCTGCTTTGAGATTAAATCAGTAACTTTCACTGGTGAGCCCACCGCATGGGATGGCTGGCTGCACGATATCGTCAAACCTATGCATGGAAATTGCCCCGATGTACGCCAGTTACAAACACTGGTGCAGGTCCTTACCAATGCCATGGTAGAGCGGGGCTATGTCACCAGCCGTGCTTATCTGCCGGAGCAGAACCTTAAATCAGGGGTGCTGAAATTGGTGATTGTGCCAGGCCGTTTGGGCCAGATTCGTTTGCAAAATGGGGGGAGTGACCTGTCCCTACGCGCTGCATTTCCTATTGATTCGGGTGATGTTCTGAATGTGCGGGCACTTGAGCAAGGCCTAGAGCAGCTTTCTCGTGTGAGTTCACAAAAAGCCAGCATGGAAATTGTGCCAGCAGGGCAAGAGGGATATTCGGATGTTCTGGTGAAGCGTGAGCGAGGCAAGCCATGGAGTTTGACGTACGGGTGGGATGATTCTGGTCAGAAATCAACGGGAAAACAGCAAGGCAGTCTAGGCCTAACTACCGATAACGTTATTGGTATCAACGACAGCTTTTCGATCAATTGGACTCAGGATGGAGAACGTATCAGTGACCCACGTTCACGAGCTGATACTTTGTCCTGGGTATTACCTTGGGGTAACTGGACTGGTCTTATCAGTTACAGTGAGTCAGATTATCGCCAGTTGGTTCAAGGAGTAAATCAGACATTTATTTCTACAGGTCATAGTCGTAATTCATTTTTTTCCTTGTCGCGCTTATTGCAGCGGAACCAAGCCAGTAAAACGGAATTAGCCTTGCAACTAACGCGTAAAGCGTCGCGCAGTTTCATTGAAAACGTAGAAATCAGCACACAGCGTAGAAACCTCACCCAAATAGGCTTAGAGCTGACACATCGACATTACCTGGGTGCATGGGTCCTGGATGGTGCGTTATCGGCGACGAAGGGGATCAATTTTTGGGATGCGATGGCAGATACCTTGGCTGACCAAGGTGGGCCTTCCGCCCGTGCTCGTGTTTATGCTGTCCGTCTTAATCTGAGTGCACCACTGAAAATCGGTGAACAGAATCTGCGCTGGACGACCAGTATCAAGGGACAGTACAGCCCTGATTTGTTGCTGGGCTCCGAGCAATTCAGCATAGGTAGCCGCTATACCGTACGTGGTTTTGATACCTACAGCCTGTCTGGCAGCAATGGCTATTTTTTGCGTAACGAACTGGCATGGACAGTGTTGCCACCCAGCTCACGTGGACAGTCGCTGGAAGTTTATACCGGACTTGATCTGGGCCAGGTGTCACGTCAGACATATGACTGGGGTGC
- the hybE gene encoding [NiFe]-hydrogenase assembly chaperone HybE, which produces MNPAQTPGPGLEQLFRQIADTRMQGIPILNPALQVQAIGFRQWDGPHGQLWVGVLLTPWFMNLLLLPAAADSLPPVPPGGEVVVQLPGDALPFMAGHEAALGDYRLCSLFSPVLQFVDQASACSTAEEVLKLLFPPAQPAAPDLSRRRLFGLGR; this is translated from the coding sequence ATGAACCCTGCCCAGACCCCCGGCCCCGGGCTGGAACAGCTATTCCGCCAGATTGCCGACACGCGCATGCAGGGCATTCCCATCCTCAATCCGGCGCTACAGGTGCAAGCCATCGGCTTCCGGCAGTGGGACGGCCCGCACGGCCAGCTATGGGTGGGCGTGCTGCTCACCCCCTGGTTCATGAACCTGTTGCTGCTGCCCGCCGCAGCCGACAGCCTGCCGCCGGTGCCACCGGGTGGCGAGGTGGTGGTGCAACTGCCGGGTGATGCCCTGCCCTTCATGGCTGGGCATGAAGCCGCACTGGGCGACTACCGGCTGTGCTCGCTGTTTTCACCGGTGCTGCAATTTGTCGACCAGGCCAGTGCCTGCAGCACGGCAGAAGAAGTGCTCAAGCTATTGTTTCCACCAGCACAGCCCGCCGCACCGGACCTGTCGCGCCGCCGCCTGTTTGGACTGGGCCGATGA
- the hypD gene encoding hydrogenase formation protein HypD, with translation MKYVDEFRRGDIARGMAAQISRLVDPAREYRLMEFCGGHTHAIARYGLTGLLPDNIRLIHGPGCPVCVLPIGRVDSAIELALRPDVILCSYGDTLRVPASNKMSLYQARAKGADVRMVYSTNDALQIARDNPHKQVVFFAIGFETTTPPTGLALLQARQEQLANFSVFCNHVLTPPAMRHLLAAGDAVQLDGFIGPSHVSTVIGSAPYAAVAEEFAKPVVIAGFEPLDVLQAVAMLVEQIKQGRTEVETQFSRAVTHEGNQKARQRVAQTMVLRDSFEWRGLGQVPHSALAIHPDFAEFDAELRFALPYRHVPDHKACECGAILRGQKQPQDCKVFGIVCTPDNPLGSCMVSSEGACAAHYHYGRFVQGATA, from the coding sequence ATGAAGTATGTAGACGAATTCCGCCGTGGCGACATTGCCCGTGGCATGGCTGCGCAAATCAGCCGTCTGGTGGACCCGGCCCGTGAATACCGGCTGATGGAGTTCTGTGGCGGCCACACCCACGCCATTGCCCGCTACGGCCTCACCGGCTTGCTGCCGGACAATATCCGGCTGATCCACGGCCCCGGCTGTCCGGTGTGTGTGCTGCCCATCGGCCGGGTGGATTCCGCCATCGAGCTGGCGCTGCGTCCGGATGTCATCCTGTGCAGTTATGGCGACACCCTGCGCGTGCCGGCATCCAACAAGATGAGCTTGTACCAGGCGCGTGCCAAGGGCGCGGACGTGCGCATGGTGTACTCCACCAATGACGCCTTGCAGATTGCCCGCGACAACCCGCACAAGCAGGTGGTGTTCTTTGCCATCGGCTTTGAAACCACCACCCCGCCCACCGGACTGGCGCTATTGCAGGCGCGGCAGGAACAACTGGCCAATTTCAGTGTGTTCTGCAACCACGTGCTCACCCCGCCCGCCATGCGCCATCTGCTGGCCGCAGGCGATGCGGTGCAGCTGGACGGCTTTATCGGCCCCTCCCACGTCAGCACCGTGATTGGCAGCGCACCCTATGCTGCGGTGGCCGAGGAGTTTGCCAAGCCGGTGGTGATTGCCGGTTTCGAACCGCTGGACGTGCTGCAGGCGGTGGCCATGCTGGTGGAGCAGATCAAGCAGGGCCGCACCGAGGTGGAAACCCAGTTCAGCCGCGCCGTCACCCACGAAGGCAATCAGAAAGCCCGCCAGCGGGTGGCGCAAACCATGGTGCTGCGCGACAGCTTTGAATGGCGCGGCCTGGGCCAGGTGCCGCACTCCGCGCTGGCCATTCACCCGGACTTTGCCGAATTTGACGCCGAGCTGCGCTTTGCCCTGCCGTATCGCCATGTGCCGGACCACAAGGCCTGTGAGTGCGGTGCCATCCTGCGCGGCCAGAAGCAACCGCAGGACTGCAAGGTATTCGGCATTGTCTGCACGCCGGACAACCCGCTGGGCTCCTGCATGGTGTCCAGTGAAGGGGCCTGTGCCGCCCATTACCACTATGGCCGTTTCGTACAGGGAGCCACGGCATGA
- the hypB gene encoding hydrogenase nickel incorporation protein HypB, translating to MCTVCGCSKGNVKIEGRTPGGVKFPYRPHHAHSHDHGHSHDHDHDQHHHVHAHLAPASPADQAAEHQPTLSQQAGGAALHYGQGAAHAHAPGLSQARMVKIEQDILSKNDGYAAQNRQWLRDRGIFALNLVSSPGSGKTTLLAETIRQLGSDTLVYVVEGDQQTSNDAERIRAAGAPAIQINTGKGCHLDAHMVGQALEQLNPADDSLLLIENVGNLVCPAAFDLGEAHKVAILSVTEGEDKPLKYPDMFAAADIMLLTKIDLLRHLDFDVDVCIANARRINPKIKVLQLSSKSGDGMDLWIDWLLLAMNDAQLVKQREVARLRQQIAALEQQLQERR from the coding sequence ATGTGTACCGTTTGCGGCTGCAGCAAAGGCAATGTGAAGATTGAAGGCCGGACTCCCGGCGGCGTGAAGTTTCCCTATCGCCCGCACCATGCGCACTCTCATGATCATGGCCATTCCCACGACCACGACCACGACCAGCATCATCATGTTCACGCCCACCTGGCACCGGCCAGCCCGGCAGACCAAGCGGCAGAGCATCAGCCCACGCTCAGCCAGCAGGCGGGCGGTGCGGCGCTGCATTATGGCCAGGGCGCGGCCCATGCCCATGCGCCGGGGCTGAGCCAGGCGCGCATGGTGAAGATTGAGCAGGACATCCTGTCCAAGAACGATGGCTATGCCGCGCAAAACCGCCAGTGGCTGCGCGACCGTGGCATTTTTGCGCTCAATCTGGTGTCCAGTCCCGGCTCGGGCAAAACCACCCTGCTGGCCGAAACCATCCGCCAACTGGGCAGCGACACCCTGGTGTACGTGGTGGAAGGCGACCAGCAAACCAGCAACGATGCCGAGCGCATCCGCGCGGCCGGCGCGCCCGCCATCCAGATCAACACCGGCAAGGGCTGCCATCTGGACGCCCACATGGTGGGCCAGGCGCTGGAACAGCTGAACCCGGCCGATGACAGCCTGTTGCTGATCGAAAACGTGGGCAATCTGGTATGCCCGGCGGCTTTCGATCTGGGCGAGGCGCACAAGGTGGCCATCCTGTCCGTCACCGAAGGCGAGGACAAACCGCTGAAGTACCCGGACATGTTTGCTGCCGCCGACATCATGCTGCTGACCAAGATCGACCTGCTGCGCCATCTGGATTTCGACGTGGACGTGTGCATTGCCAACGCGCGGCGCATCAACCCGAAAATCAAGGTTTTGCAGCTATCCAGCAAGAGCGGCGACGGCATGGACCTGTGGATTGACTGGCTGTTGCTGGCCATGAACGATGCCCAGTTGGTGAAACAGCGCGAAGTGGCCCGCCTGCGTCAGCAGATAGCCGCGCTGGAGCAGCAGTTGCAGGAGCGCCGCTGA
- the hybD gene encoding HyaD/HybD family hydrogenase maturation endopeptidase, giving the protein MHTAHITIMGLGNLLWADEGFGVRAAEQLFARYQLPANVDVVDGGTQGLLLLPYVEEADRLILFDAIDFGLTPGTLKVYHDDAVPAYLTAKKMSLHQTGFSEVLALADLKGNLPGQIVLIGVQPVQLEDYGGSLTDAVRAQLEPAIALAVQQLQDWGVSLSPRQDDDRLNHASLDMQRYEDERPSAELACRIGDDRVLQGEG; this is encoded by the coding sequence ATGCACACCGCACACATCACCATCATGGGGCTGGGCAACCTGCTCTGGGCTGACGAAGGTTTTGGCGTACGCGCCGCCGAGCAGCTGTTTGCCCGCTACCAGCTCCCTGCCAACGTCGACGTTGTGGACGGTGGCACCCAAGGCCTGTTGCTGCTGCCCTATGTGGAGGAAGCGGACCGGCTGATCCTGTTCGACGCCATCGACTTTGGCCTCACGCCCGGCACGCTGAAGGTGTACCACGACGATGCCGTGCCGGCCTATCTCACCGCCAAGAAAATGAGCCTGCACCAGACCGGGTTTTCCGAGGTGCTGGCGCTGGCCGACCTCAAGGGTAATCTGCCCGGCCAGATTGTGCTGATCGGCGTGCAGCCGGTACAACTGGAAGACTATGGCGGCAGCCTGACCGACGCGGTGCGCGCGCAGCTGGAACCGGCTATCGCGCTGGCCGTACAGCAGTTGCAGGACTGGGGCGTCAGCCTGTCACCCCGCCAGGACGACGACCGGCTGAACCACGCCAGCCTGGACATGCAGCGCTATGAAGACGAACGCCCGTCAGCCGAACTGGCCTGCCGCATTGGCGACGACCGCGTGCTGCAAGGAGAAGGCTGA
- the hypA gene encoding hydrogenase maturation nickel metallochaperone HypA, with product MHEMSLAEGIIQLLEDQAKAQDFRRVKQVWLSIGELAGVEVEALDFCLEVVSRDTLADGARFHFVRQPGEGWCLACSQRVAVHARFDACPLCGKHQVQVTGGDEMRVSELEVE from the coding sequence ATGCATGAAATGTCACTGGCTGAAGGCATCATCCAGTTGCTGGAAGACCAGGCCAAGGCCCAGGACTTCCGGCGGGTAAAACAGGTATGGCTGAGCATAGGCGAGCTGGCCGGGGTGGAAGTGGAAGCCCTGGATTTTTGCCTGGAAGTAGTCAGCCGCGACACGCTGGCCGATGGCGCGCGCTTTCACTTTGTGCGCCAGCCCGGTGAAGGCTGGTGCCTGGCCTGCAGCCAGCGCGTGGCCGTCCATGCTCGCTTTGATGCCTGCCCACTGTGCGGCAAGCATCAGGTGCAAGTAACCGGTGGCGATGAAATGCGCGTCAGCGAACTGGAAGTGGAATAA
- a CDS encoding HypC/HybG/HupF family hydrogenase formation chaperone, with translation MCLGIPMQVERCHQLVADCQHAGQWQTVDLSLVGAVQPGDWLLVFMGAAREVLSAERAADILDALAALDAAMNGRFDPAIHLADLNQREPQLPPHLQAQLDAQRKTS, from the coding sequence ATGTGTCTGGGCATTCCCATGCAAGTGGAACGCTGTCACCAACTGGTGGCCGACTGTCAGCACGCCGGGCAATGGCAAACGGTAGACCTGTCGCTGGTGGGCGCAGTACAGCCCGGCGACTGGCTGCTGGTATTCATGGGGGCGGCACGCGAGGTGCTAAGCGCCGAACGTGCAGCCGACATCCTGGATGCACTGGCCGCACTGGATGCCGCCATGAACGGCCGTTTCGACCCGGCCATCCATCTGGCCGACCTCAATCAGCGCGAACCGCAATTGCCCCCGCATCTGCAGGCGCAATTGGACGCACAAAGGAAAACCTCCTGA
- a CDS encoding rubredoxin produces the protein MDGRFEGSYLGRDDSLADTARMECKICWWVYDPAQGDDVWQIPPGTPFSGLPEHWRCPVCDGARDQFMVLDSPA, from the coding sequence ATGGACGGGCGCTTCGAAGGCTCCTATCTGGGGCGCGATGACAGCCTGGCGGATACTGCGCGCATGGAGTGCAAGATCTGCTGGTGGGTGTACGACCCGGCACAAGGCGACGATGTGTGGCAGATTCCGCCCGGCACGCCGTTTTCCGGGCTGCCGGAACACTGGCGCTGCCCGGTGTGCGATGGCGCACGTGACCAGTTCATGGTGCTGGACAGCCCGGCATGA
- a CDS encoding hydrogenase expression/formation protein, translated as MNIKPFPVAVVGLGPGSQPEDPDLAYMPLPREIDSFDQPTLPTSEEVEHLHAAKQVIADLIAQLQGYQGDAEVYPVQDISQLDAANRQLINQLLGEGEVSCRVKLLDGRELDMQESVFAGIWRVLESSADGQLLADRIEACPIPAAVWQAARAFGKAELDIPTLPEQLMNAGPVLTEIAAAMQNPGSEAHITNFSLLPMSPADMDCLDAILGPGNSGVFSRGYGKCRIMATSLANVWRVQYFNGMNSILLDTLEITRIPEVALASADDLADSLDRLQEAWQWLQGEY; from the coding sequence ATGAACATCAAACCCTTCCCCGTCGCCGTGGTGGGCCTTGGCCCCGGTTCGCAACCGGAAGACCCGGACCTGGCCTACATGCCGCTGCCGCGTGAAATCGACAGCTTCGACCAGCCCACCCTGCCCACCTCGGAAGAAGTGGAACACCTGCATGCCGCCAAACAGGTGATTGCCGACCTGATTGCCCAGTTGCAGGGCTATCAGGGTGATGCCGAGGTTTATCCGGTGCAGGACATCAGCCAGCTTGACGCCGCCAACCGTCAGTTGATCAACCAGCTACTGGGCGAAGGCGAGGTGTCCTGTCGGGTGAAACTGCTGGACGGACGCGAACTGGACATGCAGGAATCGGTATTCGCCGGCATCTGGCGCGTGCTGGAAAGCAGCGCCGACGGCCAGCTGCTGGCCGACCGCATTGAAGCCTGCCCGATTCCCGCCGCCGTATGGCAGGCCGCCCGCGCGTTTGGCAAGGCCGAGCTGGACATCCCCACCCTGCCCGAGCAACTGATGAATGCCGGGCCGGTACTGACCGAAATTGCCGCCGCCATGCAAAACCCCGGCAGCGAGGCCCATATCACCAACTTTTCCTTGCTGCCGATGAGTCCGGCCGACATGGACTGCCTGGATGCCATCCTGGGGCCGGGTAATAGCGGGGTGTTTTCCCGCGGCTATGGCAAATGCCGCATCATGGCCACCTCGCTGGCTAATGTCTGGCGCGTGCAGTACTTCAACGGCATGAACAGCATCTTGCTGGATACGCTGGAAATCACCCGCATTCCGGAAGTGGCACTGGCTTCGGCGGACGATCTGGCCGACTCGCTGGACCGCCTGCAGGAAGCCTGGCAGTGGTTGCAGGGGGAATACTGA
- the hypF gene encoding carbamoyltransferase HypF yields the protein MPTQRLRLAIRGRVQGVGFRPFIWRTAQAAGLSGFVHNTGEGVTIELQGSSSQLDAFQLHLQQDLPPLAQIDSMQQSLLDPLPDEDGFEIRSSSGSTTQARLPADSATCPACLDELFDPANRRYRYPFINCTDCGPRYTVTHRLPYDRANTSMLPFLLCPTCRSEYQGPHSRRFHAEPTACPDCGPQLQLTDRFGVPLNGDPLHGAWQILQMGRSIAMKGLGGFHLVCDATNPEAVARLRQLKHRPGKPLAVMALNVESVRAFCEVSPQEAAWLQRPERPIVLLQKKPEADQRMPDIAPGIAAIGVMLPYTPLQWLLFHEALGRPQGQQWREHACEQSWVMTSANLSGEPIVTSNQEARERLNKVADVFLLHNRNIVTRCDDSVLALQDAQPLFYRRARGFVPDPLPLAEGGPDVLALGAYLKTTATVLRGNEAFVSQHVGDLDHPLSCEALEHTAQHLLDLTGVNPQAIACDLQPDSFSSQLAQQWSRQLGIPLLPVQHHHAHLAAVIAEHGLQGPTLGLALDGYGLGKNGGAWGGELMMLEGASCERMGHITPLPLPGGDKAAREPWRMAVGLWHRLAGALPLPPQLSDRPGLPILLRQLETGLNCPDTTSMGRWFDAIAGLAGICPEQSFESEAAQKLEALATPCAPLAGGWQVSSTNLLDLSPLARQLLQLHDPLAIASLWHATLAHALADWAARASSTTGIQQLVLAGGCCANRQLLQGLLPLLRDAGLQVYTAHALPPNDGGLSLGQAWVARQRLLQGTAQSALS from the coding sequence ATGCCGACACAACGCTTGCGACTGGCCATCCGCGGCCGGGTACAGGGAGTGGGCTTTCGCCCCTTCATCTGGCGCACCGCCCAGGCGGCTGGCCTGTCCGGCTTTGTACACAACACCGGCGAAGGCGTCACCATCGAACTGCAGGGCAGCAGCAGCCAGCTGGATGCCTTCCAACTGCATTTGCAACAGGATTTGCCGCCGCTGGCCCAGATCGACAGCATGCAGCAAAGCCTGCTGGACCCGCTGCCGGATGAAGACGGCTTTGAAATCCGCAGCAGCAGCGGCAGCACCACCCAGGCGCGCCTGCCCGCCGACAGTGCCACCTGTCCGGCCTGTCTGGACGAGCTGTTTGACCCGGCCAATCGCCGCTATCGCTACCCCTTCATCAACTGTACCGATTGCGGCCCGCGCTACACCGTCACCCATCGCCTGCCCTACGACCGCGCCAACACCAGCATGCTGCCCTTTTTGCTGTGCCCGACCTGTCGCAGCGAATACCAAGGCCCGCACAGCCGCCGCTTTCATGCCGAACCCACCGCCTGTCCGGACTGCGGCCCGCAGCTGCAACTGACCGACCGCTTTGGTGTGCCGCTCAACGGCGACCCGCTGCACGGTGCCTGGCAAATCCTGCAGATGGGCCGCAGCATTGCCATGAAAGGGCTGGGTGGCTTTCATCTGGTATGCGACGCCACCAATCCGGAAGCTGTGGCGCGGCTGCGACAGCTCAAGCATCGCCCCGGCAAGCCGCTGGCAGTGATGGCGCTCAATGTGGAATCGGTGCGCGCCTTTTGTGAAGTCAGCCCGCAGGAAGCCGCCTGGCTGCAACGCCCGGAACGGCCCATCGTGCTGCTGCAGAAAAAACCGGAAGCCGACCAACGGATGCCGGACATCGCCCCCGGCATTGCCGCCATCGGCGTGATGCTGCCCTACACCCCGCTGCAATGGCTGTTGTTCCACGAAGCGCTGGGCCGCCCGCAAGGCCAGCAATGGCGCGAGCACGCCTGTGAGCAAAGCTGGGTGATGACCAGTGCCAACCTGTCCGGCGAACCGATTGTCACCAGCAATCAGGAAGCGCGTGAACGGCTGAACAAGGTGGCCGACGTGTTCCTGCTGCACAACCGCAATATCGTCACCCGCTGCGACGACAGCGTGCTGGCGCTGCAAGACGCGCAGCCCTTGTTCTACCGCCGGGCGCGCGGCTTTGTGCCGGACCCGCTGCCCCTGGCCGAGGGCGGGCCGGACGTGCTGGCGCTGGGGGCTTATCTCAAGACCACCGCCACCGTGCTGCGCGGCAACGAAGCCTTTGTCTCGCAACATGTGGGCGATCTGGACCACCCGCTCAGTTGCGAGGCGCTGGAACACACCGCCCAGCACCTGCTGGACCTGACCGGCGTCAACCCGCAGGCCATTGCCTGTGATTTGCAGCCGGACAGTTTTTCCAGCCAGTTGGCTCAGCAATGGTCACGCCAATTGGGCATTCCCTTGCTGCCGGTGCAGCACCACCATGCCCACCTGGCTGCCGTCATCGCCGAGCATGGCCTGCAAGGCCCGACGCTGGGTCTGGCGCTGGACGGCTATGGCCTGGGCAAGAATGGCGGTGCCTGGGGCGGTGAGCTGATGATGCTGGAAGGGGCCAGTTGCGAACGCATGGGCCATATCACCCCCTTGCCGCTGCCCGGTGGTGACAAGGCCGCCCGTGAGCCCTGGCGCATGGCGGTGGGCTTGTGGCACCGGCTGGCCGGCGCGCTGCCCTTGCCGCCGCAGCTGAGCGACCGCCCCGGCCTGCCCATATTGCTGCGCCAGTTGGAAACCGGGCTCAACTGCCCGGACACCACCAGCATGGGGCGCTGGTTTGATGCCATCGCCGGTCTGGCCGGCATCTGCCCGGAACAAAGCTTCGAGAGCGAGGCCGCGCAAAAACTGGAAGCGCTGGCCACGCCCTGCGCACCGCTGGCCGGAGGCTGGCAGGTATCGTCCACCAATCTGCTGGACCTCAGCCCGCTGGCGCGCCAGTTGCTGCAACTGCACGACCCGCTGGCCATTGCCAGCCTGTGGCACGCCACGCTGGCGCATGCGCTAGCCGACTGGGCCGCACGTGCCTCCAGCACCACCGGCATCCAGCAACTGGTGCTGGCCGGTGGCTGCTGCGCCAATCGCCAATTGCTGCAAGGCCTGCTGCCGCTGCTGCGTGACGCCGGCCTGCAGGTCTATACCGCCCATGCCCTGCCGCCCAACGACGGCGGCCTGAGCCTGGGTCAGGCCTGGGTGGCACGGCAACGCCTGCTGCAAGGCACGGCGCAGAGCGCTTTATCCTGA